The DNA sequence CGACTACGAGAGCCGTTGTGAGCCAGCAGATTCGAAGAACGTGAACTTCCGGCGATGACCCACTCCACGTCTACCGTGTCGCAGCCATATAAGACCAGGCAGGCCCCAACATGGGAATCATCTCTCTTTTTTTGCCTTGCAACTTTGTTTTCTCGTCGGGTCTTCATACGATGAGTTCCCGCATAGCAGGGTCAACGCTGCTCCGGCACCTCGGTCCTCGCTTCTTCTTCTCCGCTGCCGCAGCCCGTACCCCCACCGCTGGAGAGCCGGCATGCTCGTTGCTCCTCTCCGGATCCGCCTCCTTGGCACCCGCCCGGTCGCCCGCAGCCGTGCTAGTGCGCCTTTTCCCCGTACGTATGACCAGCACCACGGCGGCTCAGGCTTTCGGTGGAGAGCAGGAAGGGGAGGCAAAGCCTTCTGCCGCTTCGAGGGAGGCGACTGCCGTCCCGCCGAGCGAGCGCAAGGCCGTTGCGAGCTATTGGGGCATCCAGCCATCCAAGATCATCAAGGAGGACGGCACCCCCTGGAGGTGGTCTTGCTTCATGGTAAGCGATCCTTTTTCATCCAACCATGTTCTTTCGTTCTCCTCGTTGCTGTTTCCTATATGATCTTTAATGCTATTGCTAGTAATCTGAACGAGAATATATGTTACATCCCGCAGCCGTGGGAGACGTACAAGGCGGATACCTCGATTGATCTCAAGAAGCACCACGTCCCCGCGACGCTCCTCGACAAGCTCGCTTACTGGATGGTAAAAGCTCTCCGAGTCCCGACCGACATCTTCTTCCAGGTACGTGACGCCGCTTTTTCTCCGATAGAGTTTTCGTCTTCCCCAAGAAATAGGAAGATGCGATTTCCCTTGTATTTACAGTAAGCAATCAATTTATTATTCGGTGAGATTCCCTTTAATTCGGGTGTCAAATCACAGCGTTGGTTTGGTAGTCTTTAAAAGGTTTGTAGGAGTTTGCGGTTAACTTACTGCATGCCCAAAACAGAGGAGGTATGGGTGCCGCGCGATGATGTTGGAGACGGTGGCGGCCGTGCCGGGGATGGTGGGTGGCATGTTCCTCCACCTCCGCTCCCTCCGCCGTTTCGAACAAAGCGGCGGCTGGATCCGCGCGCTGCTGGAGGAGGCGGAGAACGAGCGGATGCACCTGATGACGTTCATGGAGGTGGCACAGCCTCGGTGGTACGAGCGCGCCCTCGTGATCGCCGTGCAGGGCGTCTTCTTCAATGCATACTTCCTCGGTTACCTCGTCTCGCCCAAGTTCGCCCACCGCGTGACGGGATACCTGGAGGAGGAGGCCATCCATTCCTACACCGAGTTCCTCAGGGACCTGGAGGCGGGTGAGATCGACAACGTCCCCGCCCCCGCTATCGCCATTGACTACTGGCGCCTCCCCGCCGATGCCACGCTGAAGGACGTCGTCATGGTTGTCCGTGCTGATGAGGCGCACCATCGTGACGTCAATCACTTCGCTTCGGTATGTTTCTGTCCTGCCTTCCACTCTCCGAAGCGTATAGATATGTGGTTAATGTTACTGAGATGCTTCTGGTTGGCGATCGCAGGACATCCATTACCGGGGGATGGAACTCAAGGATATACCTGCACCGCTAGGTTATCACTGAACTGCTGCTAGGTGTTACGTCTCTGTGTTCTGCCAGACGAGTAGAAAAACTGTTTATAAATAAATCCGACTGTGTACATGGATTTATCTTCCAGCAGAAACACTCTCTATCCTCAGCTTTTACTGAGTCATGATTATGATTCTGTGCGATGATAATTTCATGGATTAGATTTGTTTGTTTGGACTGCTCTCATAGATCTATATGGATTATGAGGCATGGGATTAAATCGTGATCATAATTATGATCTTAGATACTGGAGTCTGCGATGTTCATTTCAATCCTATTTGCTGTAATTGTGTAGCCCGCTGCAGTATTTCTAAGAAATCACATTTGACAAGGCCCACCTTGTCAAAAGCTACAAAAACAATCGCAAGAATATAGCTAAGAAACCCACATTTGACACGGCACATATTCAACGCTGTCGTTTAAGTCAACCCACACATTCTTGTAGGCCCTTTGGTAGCAAAATTGAGAGCTTCTAAAATAGCCTCTAACTCAGCTTACAAAAACAGAGCAAGCTGTAATTGATTTACACCCCGCTGCGACTAGATTTCCTGCTTATCTTTGAGAACGAAACCCAACCTTGCAACGCAATTAACACTCGAAAAAGATGCAACAGTTTCAATAGAGAAATCGAAATTACAAGAGCGGCACATGAGCTACTGTTGGATCCAATGTGCCTCTTCTCCCTTAGGCTGATTCATCACATTCATGTCCTCATTGGTTAAAATAAGCATCTTACATCGTGACTAAATTTGGGTCTTACAGTTTAGAAAATGGCAATCATCCTAATGGTGGGCAAAATCCTAACGGTTCTGAATAAACAGGgtagacgtatcgacagaaggcttcgggccatggattcgggcatcaggctaagaagagcggatattgcaccaaggatatcggagttgcggagtcaactgattgattgggcaataggccgcaaaaaaggacgatgcgccgaagaatcggacgaaacgtcgagggaccaatgacatgccggacaacttgattaatgcttagtattaattgtctagatcgaagtgtgttttacatatgcaggattaactacgataacaaagcatgaagcaaaatgaagtcccgaagtcaaggacacgacttcgttgagagttcgagagttcatcggaagtccggacgttcgttagaagttctggcggaaccagccgagaagtctcagagcttgccatagaagctcgtcagaactcgccaagaagatcgtcgtgaagtccaggagcttgccgggagtccgccggaatattgccgagagattgtcggaagttcgccggaagatcgccagaagatcaccggaagctcgccggaagaatagacatagggacttgtttagcttagcaaatgtcttaggatttcatagttagcacgtaattaggcttggatttgggcctacCCAattagggccaactaggcccatgtaagaattgtgttgggcccaataagaggctcaaacagtgccccaagaagtctcacaatcatggcacagtcttcgagactatgtcaggcggtggtaccgttagtctaggcggttgtaccacccctggaagggtgccaggcggtggtaccgttagtctgggtggtggtaccgcccagcactaccccctaggcggtggtaccgccagacctgagcggtggtatcgcccgttcccggggaacctgggatggaaaagttttaggctcaaagtttgaattaacttgaagcctataaatacccctctcatccttggttaaagcatataagcacagagagtttaaaagtaaagaatcattgtagaaatctcttgtgagaatcctcctctagtctaagtattagaattctatttagagaggagagtgagtgcttgtaagggttatctcctaaacccgtgaaaaggagaagaggggtgtaaaaggtgattggtcttcgcctattgaaggaatgcctctagtggacgtcggtgagctcgtcgaaggaggaagccgaaagtagatgtaggtcacgttgaccgaaccactctaaaactgccgagttctctggtttgcattttattcttgctattaccttattgcaaacctctttaagtacttactaccttcaattctTTTCCGTACACTTTCAAGCTAACTTTACAaaaccggttttatcgaaacgaaatgtttttgaagacgtgattttactgctacactaattcaccccccctcttagtgccgacccctgatcctaacacgtatgattcctcctttctatcacaccattgagttgaggtgtataaggaggtgtccattgggataaaatcccatggtccttgaggtgagtacttaagtaaactctatacttaagtactcacctcctcgatctgatcaaagagtcttgatactctttctagtctagttctctacttcattcgtatactctctgaatttctcaaaggcctcagacttatacttcattaagtacacatatccataccttgaaaaattatcagtaaaggtaataaagtaggagtaaccaccaatggcatgagttgacatgggtccacatacatcattatgtatgagttccagtaatTCAGTGactctttctccagttccactaaatgaagagttggtcagttttccacgaaggcaaggcttgcaggttgcatatgactcataattgAATgggtctagatatccatcctttaacaacttttgaatccttccctcattgatgtgacctagcctacaatgccacaagtatgcactgttcacctcatctcatttcctcttagacacacttacattcatgatacatggagtagtgtctagcataaacaaaccattatgcaatatttctctcgACAATCTTTCGGCTTTGCCAGAATATACaataaattacaaatgtgatcagcaataccggtatccaataccaatgcactatcacaaaaatctgacaattggatactgatcatgaatgtacttaaagcttctccaagcttctgttttgccctctctgcaaggtactctttgcagttcctcttccaatgcccatctttgctatagtggaatcaatggcctttgtcctttgtcgggtctttcttagcaacctttgctttacctagtctgcccttgcccttgcccttgccattcttaagggacttctactttccttttctttctagtctcaccaatgtagagaactggcttctcctttttgatagtgctctctacctccctcaacatattgaggagttttgggagagtcacctcaagcttgttcatattaaaattcattatgaactgtgaaaaggaatctggtagggactgaagcacaatgtccacacacaagttatcctctaggaccattcctagatctgtgagtctctctatccacttaatcatctttaggacatggttcttaaCTGGtgcccccttagtcatcctagcatggaagaggctcttggatatctcatatcgctgagtcctttcctgttcctcaaatagtttgcagacatgtaggagaatggatctggcatccatcttttcatgttgtctctataactcaagagtcatagagcccaacatgtaatactgggcaagagtggagtcatcaatatacttcacgtagtgagcggtctcatcctcgcttgccccttcctcgggcgtaggcatcactatatcaaggacgtacatgattttctccgctgtgagaacaattcttaagttgtagagccaatccgtataatttagaccaatgaggcagtcgacatcaagtatgccacgcaagagatttgaaagcgatattttctgaaaataaagatgcagcagaaataaataacatgcagattttacaaaaataaataatcaagatatagacttctatcttaatatgctcccactaatttactggcaagtcacgcgacaccctcagcacgtgaaacgaaagtctccgacagacttctagtggggattaggatccaatcagcgtcttagtgtaacctcgagggacttgaccaatcacactaagcctaaaacgtaggcaactcttgccgatcacaactccttatgattcccatcttgttcggcctccaaatcaccatggtctcgagggactcgaccaaccatgatgttcggttaagtcaaaccATCGTTAcatgatgagtttgattcgatgatataccctcgagggactcgaccaagcataccatgtcctcaagttatcagggacatctctatgtcatagacaagatagcgaatcacgatataagtgagactcgagggactcgaccaactcaacctataccggtaatcagtccctacctataatgatggaaggctacatgggttaatctaattgcctcgcgtttaccaacttaatattatcgagagaggggcgtctatgatttggtctcctaatatgacatgtcacatatatacatatttaatatatatcaacatcgcatgcaaatatatatacatatctagtaggtgtataagtaatcatatcatatgatcatggaccacaacctaatgtgatcaggtccgatccagtgggcctaatcactcatatcaagatctatatgcGTAGCGGTGCATCtttatgccctgtgatcatccatctcgtcctcgtcggttccatcggcatctcgacgcatctccatgcatcacgatcgtccttctagcgggtcccgctatcacttccacgctcccgctacgcctcctcgtgtgattataacttaatcataggcacgcaggcccgaaaataaatgagaaataaaatggaggctcgcaagctccaataataataatcacaagtacacacatcacatggtcgatgatcatccatccatatatcatacatcacatgtataaatcattattattcaggactactagataataataaaactaataatcaattaaatattttaattaattaatattttttgaaatcaaggagatgtagagaattttcttacttctgaggggtattttcataattgggATAAAAGGATataactaaaatttctcaaatcacaagggcaaaactatctttttgcccaaaaccctaaaactCCCCATGCCCTACTGGTTGCGGCcatcgccaccctgccggcggtggcCCTGTACGGCGGGGGGGCACGGGGGCGCCGCCCCTGCCTACGGGCAGCGCTGACCCTGCAGGTGAGCGCCCcctcgggcggccgcccctgtgggtggCAATGCCCCCGCGGGTAGCGCCCCCACCTACGGGCGCCCCTGCAGGTGGCGTTGCCCCACGCAGCACCTGTAGGCGATTGTGCTCGCGGGTGCAGCGCCCGTAAGCATCGCTGTcgagttgtcacggacttagctggttttgcctaagtcgtgtggcacccttgcgtgtccgtccgcaaaggtcagcctccccgaagcctcccattgtcccttaggaccaccaaaagagagaacgggttagagagaacgcctcaatcgggatccacaagcaaacatctccgaaaaacacttcatagaccatgcaaattacaaacagacttttacaagctctgaacagtggcacaataaagggtaaaatggtccattacagaccaaaaatctctcgcacgtgtccacatgacacaacctttatttacaagcctaaagaggccaccaacccaactaaaatgagactattaagccttcgaccgcccctttatatgctgtacaaggcatgaatatgccaaaagacacagacatacataagcattacatcaaacaccttgtttagaagtttgtccgtgacattctcccccacttattccttcgacgtcctcgttgaagcctttgtcgacactacaactcctcgcctttactgagtcttcaatcttctgctccagctacaatgcgcctcttggatccttgctgctctccgctgctatatttttgagtagtcgaacctttgatccgctatgctgcttcaactcacca is a window from the Musa acuminata AAA Group cultivar baxijiao chromosome BXJ2-1, Cavendish_Baxijiao_AAA, whole genome shotgun sequence genome containing:
- the LOC104000117 gene encoding ubiquinol oxidase 1a, mitochondrial is translated as MSSRIAGSTLLRHLGPRFFFSAAAARTPTAGEPACSLLLSGSASLAPARSPAAVLVRLFPVRMTSTTAAQAFGGEQEGEAKPSAASREATAVPPSERKAVASYWGIQPSKIIKEDGTPWRWSCFMPWETYKADTSIDLKKHHVPATLLDKLAYWMVKALRVPTDIFFQRRYGCRAMMLETVAAVPGMVGGMFLHLRSLRRFEQSGGWIRALLEEAENERMHLMTFMEVAQPRWYERALVIAVQGVFFNAYFLGYLVSPKFAHRVTGYLEEEAIHSYTEFLRDLEAGEIDNVPAPAIAIDYWRLPADATLKDVVMVVRADEAHHRDVNHFASDIHYRGMELKDIPAPLGYH